The proteins below are encoded in one region of Candidatus Stygibacter australis:
- a CDS encoding tetratricopeptide repeat protein, translating to MKHLLLIIILLIPLALFCASYQFALELYQDGLYEEAIVEFQKVIDEYPTSEEAETSLFYIGESYRTQENWAKAESSFARLMRAYPGTDKPDRYQYYLALMQYEQDKYQEAVTQFEDLIENYPNSQYSKLALVDYVNCYYLLNDYRSTILHGELLVRNYSENDQVPELLLLVAKASFADNNADKGRQIMKQIADDYPQSDARWQMIDLQMELLEKEKGIQAVIIELEKILLETVPRQYEKRMRQRLVNDYLETENYQSAMQNLEEMVEKYNNADDLDELILQYLNTALQLKQYAKVTDNRQLFDKVMRESELKGKYELAIAWGYFSARNSGESQKIVDKLLSEENTGELQSETYYLAGKIAEKKGRYKEAIDYWQKILPFNPENAPQILLDIGFIYHSRFNNYDMTMNYCRQIITNYSNPHYQFIAKRLLADCYSKLGDYAEALRVLESINLKEAEIEGQEYYIKKSIEYIRKYELEDYEQGFKKLLNSLSTYLEYNNPALLQENLAEILAYDLKDFARGASLLSASSPETGYRKALILLSQAEKIASTYIIMDNMGNAGNEKAPYDDLLLEVNTISFNLGDTLPEDRKEEIKIKKLLIISGHGRDVVSRQENYLKKYPDGEAYNEFLLELADKYEADKDTLKLVEAWQNLHKDDRISEGEYFRTQIKLAEYYYHSGNTQAAYEKYSQFRNEITYNQPEVMYHFARVEFEHGSKLGVLGSLLFLIDNVPGFASYNEALLFLINGLRWADERLKAVEYAQYVPEEMRDAEFYQEMADDYLRYDKLEEAKTSL from the coding sequence ATGAAGCATTTATTGCTTATCATAATACTATTGATCCCCCTGGCATTGTTCTGCGCCAGTTATCAATTTGCCCTGGAATTATATCAGGATGGTTTATATGAAGAAGCTATCGTGGAATTTCAAAAGGTAATCGATGAATATCCCACCAGTGAGGAAGCAGAAACCTCCCTCTTTTATATTGGTGAAAGCTATAGAACTCAGGAAAACTGGGCAAAGGCGGAATCGTCTTTTGCCAGGTTAATGCGAGCTTATCCGGGAACTGATAAGCCAGACCGTTATCAATATTATCTTGCCCTGATGCAGTATGAACAGGATAAATATCAGGAAGCAGTCACCCAGTTTGAAGATCTGATCGAGAATTATCCCAATTCACAATACAGCAAACTGGCACTTGTGGATTATGTGAACTGTTATTATCTGCTGAATGATTATCGCAGCACGATCCTACATGGAGAACTTCTGGTGCGGAATTACAGTGAAAATGATCAAGTGCCGGAACTTCTACTGTTGGTAGCTAAAGCGAGTTTTGCTGATAATAATGCTGATAAAGGCAGGCAGATAATGAAGCAGATTGCTGATGATTATCCTCAATCGGATGCTCGCTGGCAAATGATCGATCTGCAGATGGAGCTTCTGGAAAAGGAAAAAGGCATTCAGGCAGTGATAATTGAGCTGGAGAAGATACTGCTGGAGACAGTACCGCGACAATATGAAAAGCGAATGCGGCAGCGGCTGGTAAATGATTATCTGGAAACAGAGAACTATCAGTCAGCCATGCAGAATCTGGAAGAAATGGTGGAGAAATATAATAATGCTGATGATCTGGATGAGCTCATCCTGCAATATTTGAATACAGCGCTGCAATTGAAGCAGTATGCCAAAGTAACTGACAATCGCCAGCTTTTTGATAAAGTGATGCGTGAAAGCGAGTTGAAAGGCAAGTATGAACTGGCAATTGCCTGGGGATATTTTTCAGCAAGAAATAGTGGTGAAAGCCAGAAAATAGTAGATAAACTGCTATCTGAGGAAAATACAGGGGAGCTACAGTCAGAAACTTATTATCTTGCGGGGAAGATTGCCGAAAAAAAGGGGCGCTATAAGGAAGCAATAGATTACTGGCAGAAAATATTACCGTTTAATCCAGAAAATGCTCCTCAGATACTTTTGGATATCGGTTTTATTTACCATAGCCGATTTAATAATTATGATATGACCATGAATTATTGCAGACAGATCATCACAAATTACTCAAATCCCCATTATCAGTTTATAGCAAAACGCCTTTTAGCTGATTGTTACAGTAAACTGGGTGATTATGCCGAAGCACTGAGAGTATTGGAAAGCATCAATCTGAAAGAGGCGGAAATTGAAGGTCAGGAATATTACATAAAGAAGAGTATTGAGTATATCCGCAAATATGAACTGGAAGATTATGAGCAGGGTTTCAAGAAATTATTGAATTCACTCTCTACTTATCTTGAGTATAATAATCCGGCATTATTGCAGGAAAATCTGGCAGAAATCCTGGCGTATGATCTGAAAGATTTTGCCAGGGGAGCGTCGCTATTATCAGCAAGCAGTCCGGAAACCGGCTATCGAAAAGCACTAATTCTTTTGAGCCAGGCAGAAAAAATTGCCTCAACCTATATCATCATGGATAATATGGGGAATGCTGGTAATGAAAAAGCACCCTATGATGACCTGCTCTTAGAAGTTAATACCATATCCTTTAATCTGGGTGACACTTTGCCTGAAGACAGAAAAGAAGAGATCAAAATCAAAAAACTACTCATTATCAGTGGGCATGGCAGAGACGTTGTTTCCCGGCAGGAAAATTACTTGAAAAAATATCCCGATGGCGAAGCCTATAATGAATTTTTACTGGAACTGGCAGATAAATATGAAGCAGATAAAGATACCTTGAAATTAGTTGAAGCATGGCAAAACCTGCATAAGGATGATCGGATATCAGAAGGGGAATATTTTCGGACTCAGATCAAGCTGGCAGAATATTATTATCATTCAGGTAATACCCAGGCAGCTTATGAGAAATACAGCCAGTTTCGCAATGAAATCACTTACAACCAGCCGGAAGTTATGTATCACTTTGCCCGGGTGGAATTTGAGCATGGCAGCAAACTTGGTGTTTTAGGCTCACTTCTATTTTTGATAGATAACGTGCCAGGCTTTGCTTCTTATAATGAAGCACTGCTATTTTTGATTAATGGATTGCGCTGGGCTGATGAACGGCTGAAAGCAGTGGAATATGCTCAATATGTACCTGAAGAGATGCGTGATGCAGAATTTTACCAAGAGATGGCAGATGACTATCTGCGTTATGACAAACTGGAAGAAGCTAAGACAAGCCT